Proteins found in one Hevea brasiliensis isolate MT/VB/25A 57/8 chromosome 18, ASM3005281v1, whole genome shotgun sequence genomic segment:
- the LOC110664208 gene encoding uncharacterized zinc finger CCHC domain-containing protein At4g19190, with protein MEGEEGGGIRLSKRFNDKNGSEVDYKTKAGTAWSHSYLNQKPWHPLSYPNQRRKWIAEQTHAQRERRAEEVAREYAQEQEFFRQTALISKKEKEKIEMMKAVSFMYVRPPGYNAESAKAAEIADERKRDEQDNPSQHPHAEGASSTMLLESIPSRDPLGEEKKKPRPKDVFGRPVPTEEEFEVLKNAPRMETGVPARVKPFGIEVRNVKCIRCGNYGHQSGDRECPLKDAIMPNEESRLKRDDPLTAIMAHMDPAEPLKWELKQKPGMSPPRGGFNLDDPNQQIVAEDIFDEYGGFLSGDIPELLTNFSPKKSRKKSKKCKHKRDSSPSREFRAPEESGLPSPSDDRERRSKKSKKKLNHTESPSFDDLNFDGHSKKSRQKHSNSSKNSDGDRHKRSKRSSYKHSYSSDSDGRDRHHRSKKSTQKHSNLSEESDSDEHHRSKNPKMKHQSSFEHSPLDRHHKIEKKQRQSYQHSYDNFDFDGHHKGKHRPHNRHHH; from the exons atggaagGAGAAGAAGGAGGAGGGATAAGGCTGAGCAAGAGATTCAATGACAAGAATGGTAGTGAGGTTGATTACAAAACCAAAGCTGGTACTGCTTGGAGCCATTCCTATCTCAACCAGAAGCCTTGGCATCCCCTGTCCTATCCTAACCAACGCCGCAAGTGGATCGCCGAACAGACCCATGCCCAGCGCGAACGTCGCGCCGAAGAAGTTGCCCGCGAG TATGCTCAAGAGCAGGAATTCTTTCGCCAGACAGCTCTTATTTCCAAGAAAGAGAAGGAAAAG ATAGAGATGATGAAAGCTGTTAGCTTCATGTATGTTCGTCCACCTGGTTATAATGCTGAAAGTGCCAAGGCTGCAGAGATTgctgatgagaggaaaagagatGAACAGGATAATCCTTCTCAGCACCCACATGCTGAGGGAGCCTCCTCTACAAT GCTTCTAGAATCAATTCCTAGCAGAGATCCCTtgggagaagaaaagaagaaaccaaGGCCTAAAGATGTTTTTGGTCGTCCGGTTCCAACTGAAGAAGAGTTTGAAGTCCTCAAAAATGCTCCTCG GATGGAGACAGGTGTTCCTGCAAGGGTGAAGCCATTTGGTATTGAAGTACGCAATGTGAAATGTATAAGATGTGGCAATTATGGTCACCAAAGTGGTGATCGTGAATGTCCATTGAAAGATGCTATAATGCCTAATGAAGAGAGTCGATTAAAAAGAGATGATCCCTTGACTGCCATCATGGCTCACATGGATCCTGCTGAG CCATTAAAGTGGGAGTTGAAGCAAAAACCAGGAATGAGTCCTCCTCGTGGCGGTTTCAATCTAGATGATCCCAATCAGCAAATTGTTGCTGAGGATATATTTGATGAATATGGAG GGTTTCTCAGTGGTGATATCCCAGAGTTGCTGACCAACTTTTCCCCAAAGAAATCTAGAAAGAAGTCAAAAAAGTGTAAACACAAGAGGGATTCATCACCAAGTAGAGAATTTAGGGCTCCTGAAGAAAGTGGGTTGCCTTCACCTTCTGATGATAGAGAGAGGAGATCAAAGAAGTCCAAGAAGAAGCTGAACCATACTGAATCACCTTCATTTGATGATTTGAACTTTGATGGGCATTCCAAGAAGAGCAGACAAAAACATTCTAATTCATCTAAAAATTCTGATGGGGACAGGCATAAGAGGAGTAAAAGGAGCAGTTATAAACATTCTTATTCTTCTGATTCTGATGGCCGCGACAGGCATCATAGAAGTAAAAAGAGCACGCAAAAGCATTCTAATTTGTCTGAAGAATCTGATTCTGATGAGCATCACAGAAGTAAGAACCCAAAGATGAAGCATCAATCTTCATTTGAACATTCTCCCCTTGATAGGCATCACAAAATTGAAAAGAAGCAGAGGCAATCTTACCAACATTCATATGATAATTTTGATTTTGATGGTCATCACAAAGGTAAACACCGTCCTCACAATcgtcatcatcattaa
- the LOC110664209 gene encoding ABC transporter G family member 14: MSEAHDGAVLAYPIQANPQCVLQLSTYPITLKFEEVVYKVKLEQKGMCWGGTCGTREKTILNGITGMVCPGEILAMLGPSGSGKTTLLTALGGRLNGKLSGKITYNGQPFSGAIKRRTGFVAQDDVLYPHLTVKETLLFTALLRLPKTLTQEEKLQHVKRVITELGLTRCQNSMIGGPLFRGISGGEKKRVSIGQEMLINPSLLLLDEPTSGLDSTTAQRIITTIKRLASGGRTVVTTIHQPSSRLYHMFDKVVLLSEGSPIYYGPASSALEYFSSIGFSTSMTINPADLLLDLANGIAPDSKHVTEQGENMEQEQKLIKEALLSGYERNISTRLKAELCNLDVNSYSYTKDASTRIDTMSQQWCTSWWHQFKVLFQRGLRERRYESFNRLRIFQVISVAVLGGLLWWQTPSSHIQDRIALLFFFSVFWGFYPLYNAVFTFPQERRMLIKERASGMYHLSSYFLARTFGDLPLELALPTAFVCIIYWMGGLKPDPITFILSLLVVLYTVLVSQSLGLAIGAILMDIKQATTLASVTTLVFLIAGGYYVQQIPSFIVWLKYLSYSYYCYKLLLGVHYSEDDYYECSKGALCRVTDFPAIKTMGLNQLWIDVCIMALMLVGYRLVAYWALHRVH; this comes from the exons ATGTCTGAAGCTCATGATGGGGCTGTTCTTGCCTACCCCATACAAGCCAATCCACAGTGTGTCCTCCAACTCTCCACATATCCTATAACTTTGAAG TTTGAGGAGGTGGTTTACAAAGTTAAACTGGAGCAGAAAGGAATGTGCTGGGGTGGTACATGTGGCACTCGAGAAAAGACAATATTGAATGGCATAACTGGCATGGTTTGCCCTGGTGAGATACTAGCAATGCTAGGTCCATCAGGCAGTGGCAAAACCACCCTCCTCACTGCTCTAGGAGGCCGTCTCAATGGTAAGTTGTCTGGAAAGATCACATACAATGGCCAGCCCTTTTCCGGGGCCATAAAGCGCCGCACAGGATTCGTTGCTCAGGATGATGTTCTATACCCCCATCTCACTGTGAAAGAAACCCTACTATTCACTGCCTTGCTAAGGCTGCCCAAAACCTTAACCCAAGAAGAGAAATTACAGCATGTGAAGAGAGTTATAACTGAACTAGGCTTGACTCGTTGCCAGAATAGCATGATAGGAGGGCCACTTTTCAGAGGAATATCAGGAGGGGAGAAGAAGAGGGTTAGTATAGGTCAAGAAATGCTAATCAATCCAAGCTTGCTACTACTAGATGAACCTACATCAGGGTTGGACTCAACTACAGCTCAAAGGATTATTACCACAATCAAAAGGCTTGCCAGTGGAGGACGAACAGTTGTTACCACCATTCATCAGCCCTCAAGTCGTCTTTACCATATGTTTGATAAGGTTGTGTTGCTTTCAGAGGGCAGCCCCATCTATTATGGTCCTGCATCTTCAGCCTTGGAATACTTTTCCTCAATTGGTTTCTCTACATCCATGACTATCAATCCAGCTGACCTATTACTAGATCTTGCCAATG GTATTGCTCCTGATTCTAAACATGTGACTGAACAAGGAGAGAACATGGAACAAGAACAGAAGTTGATAAAGGAGGCTCTCCTTTCTGGTTATGAGAGGAATATTTCCACACGACTCAAAGCTGAGCTTTGCAATTTGGATGTCAATAGCTATAGTTATACAAAAGATGCCTCGACAA GAATTGATACAATGTCACAGCAATGGTGCACAAGCTGGTGGCATCAGTTCAAGGTGCTATTTCAGAGGGGACTGAGGGAGAGGAGATATGAATCCTTCAACAGGTTAAGAATTTTCCAAGTCATCAGTGTTGCTGTGCTTGGTGGACTCCTTTGGTGGCAGACCCCATCTTCTCACATCCAAGATCGC ATTgcactgctcttcttcttctcagTGTTCTGGGGCTTCTACCCGCTCTACAATGCAGTTTTTACATTTCCTCAAGAAAGAAGGATGTTGATCAAGGAAAGAGCATCTGGAATGTATCACCTTTCATCCTACTTCCTAGCCAGAACATTTGGAGACCTGCCATTGGAACTTGCACTTCCAACCGCTTTTGTATGCATAATCTACTGGATGGGTGGGCTTAAGCCTGATCCCATAactttcatcctttccctactTGTGGTTCTCTACACTGTCCTTGTCTCGCAAAGTCTGGGATTGGCTATTGGTGCTATTCTCATGGACATAAAACAAGCTACTACACTAGCTTCAGTAACAACTCTGGTTTTCCTCATTGCAGGAGGATACTATGTTCAACAGATCCCTTCCTTCATAGTATGGCTAAAGTACTTAAGCTATAGCTACTACTGCTACAAACTTCTTCTTGGTGTCCACTACAGTGAGGATGATTATTATGAGTGCTCAAAGGGAGCTTTGTGCAGGGTAACTGATTTTCCAGCAATTAAAACAATGGGTCTGAACCAGTTGTGGATTGATGTGTGCATTATGGCTCTGATGTTGGTGGGTTATCGACTGGTTGCTTATTGGGCATTGCATAGAGTGCATTGA